The Macadamia integrifolia cultivar HAES 741 chromosome 3, SCU_Mint_v3, whole genome shotgun sequence genome segment GATAATATGCCAACGATGGAGGATCTGTCAAATATAGAAGGTTCTCCTGAGAACGTTTTGAATGAATACAACCTGGAAATTTGTCTACATGATCCATGCACTCAAGAAAGGAATACCCATGAACCGACCATGGTGGACAACCCTTTGGGGTGTGGATATGGGTCTGAATCCGACTCAGGAGAGTCAGGAAATTACTCTTCAGAAAAAGTGTCGCTGGAATCTGTGCAAGGTAGAAAAGACATGAAAGAGGATGAATCCGTTTCTGGACTTGGAGTGACTGAGGTGGAAGGTGTTCACACTGCTAGAACTCTTCGCCCTCGCAAGAGTAAAGTGATATATAATGGTGGTCGTGGAGGCCGACAGCAGGCTAGAGGAGGAAGGAGTGGCCGAGGGCAGGAATGGGGCGGCTCTGAGCACGTGCTTACAGAAATATCTCCGTCTGGTCTGGACGCAGGCTGGATAATTGTTCACCACCGGGAAGTCGCAGAGCTTGACCAAGCTCTCACAAGAGCTGATGATGATGCTAGACGGAGGGGAAAAGCTAATGCAGCGATGGGGCAGGCCTTGAGGTCTGACCGCCAGGATGATATCAGGAAGTAATTTATGAAGATTCTCTTTTGGAATATAAGAGGAATAAAGAAGGCAGTCGGCAAGTGCGCCTTGAGAGATTTAGTTAATCAGAAGGACACAGACCTTCTTTGTATCGCCGAGCCAATGGTCTCTGTGAgtgattttccaaacttattttttaataagttgggttttttcaataaatttatttttaacaatAGAACAGGgagaatttcaaatttatggattatgtGGAAAAGAAATCTGGGTTGTCCGGTGGTGATCTCAGAATCCTCTCAGCATATTACGGTTGCTCTGACTTGGGACCTCACCCAAATGCAAGTCTCCTTCATCCATGCTAGCAGTTTTAGGGCGGAGAGAAGAGATCTTTGGTTGGACTTGGCTGCGGATATTCCTACCACTCCCACTCCGTGGGCAATGGTTGGTGACTTTAATGCTACCCTTCAGTCTCATGAAAAGAAGGGCCCAGGAAACTTCAGCATGGGGTCAGCTGCGGAGTACAGTGCTATGGTGGACTCTTGCTTCATGTCGCAGTTGCCTTCGAGTGGGAGAaaatttacatggagcaacAATCGAAAAACTGGTAATGTGTCTGCAGTGCTTGACAGAAGCTTTTGCAATGAGCAATGGCTGACCATTTTCCAAGACTCCTCTCAAGTGGTTTTGCCTAGAATAGCTTCAGATCATGGACCGATTTTGATGACTGCAATTGCTAGTCAGCGCCCCTTAAACTGTCCATTTCGGTTCCATCAGTTCTGGATGGACCACGAGGAATTTAATAATGTGGTGGCATCGTCTTGGTCTGAATGGATTGCAGGACCACCTATTGCTGTTCTCACTTCCAAATTGAAGCGGCTGAAAGGGGTTTTGAAGACCTGGGCGAGATCAGCCTTCCCTCACATTGATAGAGAGCTTGAGGACGCGAAGACGGTCCTGAACCAAATTCATGACCAGATTGCGAGAGAAGGGATGAACGACCATTTGTTTGCCTTGGAAGCTGATGCGAAGACCGGCTTGGTGAAGGccttggaaaatcatgaaaaaatctGGGCTGAAAAGGCGAGAATTAGATGGCTGAAAGTTGGTGATCGAAACTCCAAATATTTTCACCTTTCtgtcaaaatgagaagaaacaaaaatacaatcagAGCACTCAAGAGGCCGGACGGTACCATGGTGGAAGGGCAAAATCAGATAGGGGAGTATATTGTCGATTTTTTTGAGCGCTTTCATAAAGAAGCTCCCACAGAGACCCATGAAGATTTACTAGATAATATCCCAAAAGTCCTTAACCAAATGGACTGTTATATGTTGGATTCCCTCCctggaaatgaagaaataaggaGGGCAGTGTGGGAGTTGGACCCGGATAGCTCGCCGGGCCCTGATGGGTTCTCTGGTGTTTTTTTTCGCAAGTGCTGGTCCttagtggaagtggaagtgtgCAATGCGGTGAAACAATTTTTTAGCACTGGATACATGCCCCACGGGGTCAATAATAATTTCCTGGTCCttattccaaaggtggagggagcaAACACACTGGATAGATTTCGCCCTCTCTGCATGGGcaatttcttttgcaaaattATTTCCAAAGTTATGGCGATGCGACTGGAACCTCTCCTTCCTCGGCTGATTTCAGAAGAGCAGGGTGCATTTCAGAAGGGGAAGTTGATTCATGATAATATCTCTGTGGCATCTGAGTTAGCAAATTTAATGTTCTCAGCGACCAGAGGTGGGGGTCTTGGCCTGAAAATTGATATTAGGAAGGCTTACGATACTATTTCTTGGTCTTtcatttttcaagttttgagtAAATTTGGTTTCTCCAATAGTTGGATCAACTGGCTGCATCAAATTCTGATATCGTCAAAAATATCTATTCTTGTGAACGGAGGTCCTCAGGGTTACTTCGGGGTGGAGCGCGGGCTAAGACAAGGTGATCCTATATCTCCTATGCTATTTATTATAGCCGAAGAAGTTCTATCTAGAGGGCTGTCGAGTCTGGTTCAGTGCAAGGAGCTACAGGCAATCCATGGCCCAAGAGGCGCTGCCACTCCTGGGCATATCCTATTCGCGGATGATATCTTCATATTCACCAACGCCTCCTTGAGGTATGTTCGTACCCTGAAaaaattcttgatgaaataCCAAGAATTTTCAGGCCAGTGCATTAGCCTAGAGAAAAGTAAACTCTTCCTCGGGAAGATTGCTCCAGATCGAAAGCAGGTCATTGCTGATACCCTCGGAATTCAGATCTATAACTTCCCGACTCGATACTTGGGTGTTGAAATATttaagggaagagtgaagaaagaggCCCTTCTGCCAGTGATGGACAAGGTGAAGGGGCACCTAGCGGGTTGGAAAGGCAACCTATTGTCTTTGGCAGGAAGAACAGAATTGGTTAGATCGGTCATTGCAGGTATCCCTAACCATAGTTTtgctatttattggtggccaactTCCCTGTTAGCAACAATGGaacggtggatgaggaattttatctgGACGGGTGAGATAGaatctacaaaaaaaattacagtaaaATGGGACGCCCTTTGTAAGCCTAAAGAGGAAGGAGGCTTAGGTATCCGGAGGCTCAGAGACACAAACAAAGCAATGCTATGCAAACTAGTATGGAGAATCAAGCATGAGAAGTCGGTGGCCAGTTCTTTCCTTAAGGCTCgatttattaaaaatgatgGCAGCCTCAAAAAAGGCgtttcatcttccattgtaTCGGGGGTTAAAAAGGTCTGGAGCTTTGTGGAAGAGAATCAAAGATGGATTATCGGGAATGGTAAtcttgtaaatttttggaaggacaaATGGTGGGGGCCAAAATCAGTGCTTGAGGAGCTTCAGATAATGGATTTGACTGCTCTTAGATTTAATGCTAAGGTGGGTGACTTTATTCGTGGTGGAGAATGGGTGATCCCTGAGGTGAGATCGGTGGAGCTCATCAGaatatttgataaaattaaGAGGATTAAAATCCCCTCAGGTGACTTAGTGGATACCTGTTGTTGGTCATTGTCGACTCTGGGGTCTTTCTCTACCTCTTCGGCATGGGAGGGTATCAGAAGGACAGCTAGCAAGGTCCCTTGGTACTCTCTGGTTTGGCGGAAAGGCCTACCTCCTAGGATCTCTACCTTAGGATGGCGTCTAGCTCATGGCAAACTCCCAACGGATGAGCAAATCAGACAGAAGGGGATCCATCTTGCTTCCAGGTGTGCTCTCTGCAACCAAGCTGAAGAAAATATTAATCATATCTTCCTCACATGCCCTTTCACGACCAAAGTTTGGAAAACATTTGTTGAGTGCTTTGAGGTTAAGTGGCAGCAGCACCAGTCAGTTGACAACCTGGTTCGATGGTGGAAGGCAAAGGCTAGAGTTATAAACCTTAAAACTCCCTGGATGATGGGTTTTTCCATTATTGCAGCaaacatttggtgggaaaggaacaGACGTCGGCATGACAATGAGTACAGAGCTGCGATGCAAATTTTTGAATATAGTCGTCATGAGCTTGGCTCTTGCGTAGGGAAGCTGAAGGGGGTAGTGAAAGCTCCAATTGATGTTATTTTCTGCAGTAAACTGGGTTTGACTGTGGGGTCTTACAAGCATGCTCACCCCCTCGaagttcactggtgtaagccccAACCAAACTGGCTAAAGGTTAATGTGGATGGCAGCTCTCTGGGAAATCCAGGAAGGGCAGGGGCAGGAGGGATTGTTCGAGATAATGATGGCCAGGTGTGTGACTCATTTAGcatttttttgggaataaaaaagtCTTATGAAGCAGAGGTTGAGGCAGTCATGAAAGGTATTATGATGGCTAAGGCGATGGGTGCAAGGGGTATGTGGATAGAATCTGACTCGGCAGCGATTGTTTTGGCGATCCAAAGGAACCATATCCCGTGGTTTATCCTCTAAAGATGGTTGGATGCTATCCCTTTCCTGGAATCAATCCCTTGGAAGATATCCCATTGCTTTCGTGAAGCAAATCCAAGACACGTTGCTGATTTTGTAAAAAGGCTTCAAAATCTGGGAACTCAGAATTCTCGGTGTCTTTCCCAAGACACGTTGCTGATTATGTAGAAAATGATATCCTGGGCAGGCATAGCTTTAGATTCTCCTAGGGTGATGctttctttctctgctgatggccatgccgaaggtggagtttgttaGCGGCTCTAAGGGTCTCTGCTCTGTCCCTGTTTCCTCTTTATGATGtaatccttttttcttcttaatatattaatcctttagcaaaaaaaaaaagtggataaGGCCTAATTAACTAACAATCCTAACTAACTAATTAttgctaattaataattaaaaaaaatgaaggattcTCTAATAAATTTGGGacttttcttttgaaatttggatAGGCTTGAGCATAAAGTAAGATAAGGTAGGAAAAGTAAGAGAAAGAGTTGGAAATCAATTGTGACTAGAATAGAGGAAGATAGAGAGTTGAAGACGAAGTAGGAAAGGTAGAGATAGAGTTGGTTATGACTTTGGGAGGGGAAATAGAAGTAGAAAATAAGACCCTATTGCCTCTCACCCTCTATTTAAGGAAAATCAaacgaaaaagaaaatgtattgTGGAGAAGAAacaggagaaggaagaagaacaaaaaggagaaaagaaatcaagattTCGAACGATTTTCAAGGTAAGAGTTCTTAGCATGATTTAATTACTTTATTATGTTCTACTTGGGGGATTAATCATGATTTaaaggttttggattttggattatgggtttgaggagagagaaaataagattttgatatGTTAACAATATTTTCTGGGTCAGGTAGAACAGTAGTTCgagatttttcatattattgaaAATAGTTACATATTATTTTATAATCTAAAATAATTACTGAAAGTATATACATGTATTTAAGGGATcctctaaaattttcattaaatttggAGTTGATTTGATATACCAAAATATTCATATACTCAAATAGGTCACTGTCAAGGGAGTTTTCTATACCCGAGAATGGGGATATTGACGGAGGAATATATACTTAGATTTTTAATATGATTGTTTTATTGTATAAACTTTCATGAGTCTTCTAAATCTCTGAAAAATTTAGAAGTGATTTGAGTTCGGAAAAGTGGGTtaatcaaattttcaaatttggtgATCAGAATCTGTTACAGTCTGAAGATCATTTTTTAGGGAGATTGATACCTAACAtaagaggaattttttttatgtgatttACTTATGAGGCTTGTATATATGATTTAGGTTTCAATAGAatctaattttaaattatttggaTTCCAAaggtatttattttatatattctaTAGCAGTAGATAGAATAGGTTAAGGTCAGAATTTTGGGAATGACATCAAGGTGAGTGGAACCTCTACCCTAACTTACTTATTTTTATAGTGTTATCCGAAAGAGAATTTTATGACCAGTAGATATATTCTAAACCTTGGATTTTATGATTGTTTTGTcatcaaaaatatgattttgcaaACCTAATGTTATGTATATGAGAGAATGAGGaaacaaattgaattttgttctATGATTTGCATTATATGTAAATAGCAGAATTTTCAAAATGGAGCATTAATTACATAATGTTAGTTTCTAATATTATGTGTTAAGTTGCGATTAAGATTGAATGGACTATATGTGCATTACATGATTCTTATACCACATGAGTTTTGTCTGTGCATATTTTAAAAAACACTAGTTTAcataaatttaatattttgatGTATGAGATGTGTTGTTTTAGTAATGATGCTTTAAATTACTAGCCTTGATTGAAGAGGAATGTGAGACTTCCTTTATCATTGATTTGTTATTTGTAGTTGTTGTTTTGATTACTTTTacaaaactaaaactaaaactgatatTATGTTCATATAGAGACTGATTAGGGTGGAATGAGAATATTGATTACACTTGAATTCTGAACttatttgtatttatatatatatattttttgttattggatgactttattgttgttgtctcGTCTTATCAACATTGGCATTATAATGTTGAGGTGAAGATTGGTTCATTGAATTTTTCCTTAGTAGAACTGTGGACTACTAGATGATGCAACTTACCCTCGATAGGATCTACCAATTGTTACTTGACCTTTGGGAGGTATGACCTGGTCTTTGGGAGGTTGGACACTAGATAGCTTCTACGAGTTTCTATCTGTTGAGGAGAGGCAATGTGGTACAATAACACATTGACCATTCATGGGTGATGTTATAAATtcattgttttgtttcttttaagtCATCATATGTACTTATACAACAATACAAATGTAGCAATGTAAGTATGTGTGGTATACTtgctcttttgttttcttaaaattttttatattatattatatatgtcTTTCCTGATATTAGTTGTATGATAGTGATTTCAAATTTG includes the following:
- the LOC122073799 gene encoding uncharacterized protein LOC122073799 — its product is MVGDFNATLQSHEKKGPGNFSMGSAAEYSAMVDSCFMSQLPSSGRKFTWSNNRKTGNVSAVLDRSFCNEQWLTIFQDSSQVVLPRIASDHGPILMTAIASQRPLNCPFRFHQFWMDHEEFNNVVASSWSEWIAGPPIAVLTSKLKRLKGVLKTWARSAFPHIDRELEDAKTVLNQIHDQIAREGMNDHLFALEADAKTGLVKALENHEKIWAEKARIRWLKVGDRNSKYFHLSVKMRRNKNTIRALKRPDGTMVEGQNQIGEYIVDFFERFHKEAPTETHEDLLDNIPKVLNQMDCYMLDSLPGNEEIRRAVWELDPDSSPGPDGFSGVFFRKCWSLVEVEVCNAVKQFFSTGYMPHGVNNNFLVLIPKVEGANTLDRFRPLCMGNFFCKIISKVMAMRLEPLLPRLISEEQGAFQKGKLIHDNISVASELANLMFSATRGGGLGLKIDIRKAYDTISWSFIFQVLSKFGFSNSWINWLHQILISSKISILVNGGPQGYFGVERGLRQGDPISPMLFIIAEEVLSRGLSSLVQCKELQAIHGPRGAATPGHILFADDIFIFTNASLRYVRTLKKFLMKYQEFSGQCISLEKSKLFLGKIAPDRKQVIADTLGIQIYNFPTRYLGVEIFKGRVKKEALLPVMDKVKGHLAGWKGNLLSLAGRTELVRSVIAGIPNHSFAIYWWPTSLLATMERWMRNFIWTGEIESTKKITVKWDALCKPKEEGGLGIRRLRDTNKAMLCKLVWRIKHEKSVASSFLKARFIKNDGSLKKGVSSSIVSGVKKVWSFVEENQRWIIGNGNLVNFWKDKWWGPKSVLEELQIMDLTALRFNAKVGDFIRGGEWVIPEVRSVELIRIFDKIKRIKIPSGDLVDTCCWSLSTLGSFSTSSAWEGIRRTASKVPWYSLVWRKGLPPRISTLGWRLAHGKLPTDEQIRQKGIHLASRCALCNQAEENINHIFLTCPFTTKVWKTFVECFEVKWQQHQSVDNLVRWWKAKARVINLKTPWMMGFSIIAANIWWERNRRRHDNEYRAAMQIFEYSRHELGSCVGKLKGVVKAPIDVIFCSKLGLTVGSYKHAHPLEVHWCKPQPNWLKVNVDGSSLGNPGRAGAGGIVRDNDGQVCDSFSIFLGIKKSYEAEVEAVMKGIMMAKAMGARGSWDALFRSDKKLAHKLLSRASFLCWYLWRARNDLVFNVKIWTPQEVITVEKAYVEFTTTNTRDHQQNVAVGGSLHAPFAKWSPLAPCYIKINCDTTLPRGTSEGGLAFIFRDQFGWLIKAISVPQCLSSVIQEEALTIRSTLFHALPLGYLHLQVESDSKEIVNLLQDCNQVPSLEVATMVTDIRQQRALFASISFTCIPRVLNSVADALARKALSIICLTDWPYSIPWLLRLCESESNGCTHVYHH